The following are encoded in a window of Onthophagus taurus isolate NC chromosome 3, IU_Otau_3.0, whole genome shotgun sequence genomic DNA:
- the LOC139429343 gene encoding uncharacterized protein, which yields MTEANYSIAFKTLKTRYQNKRHLATLYYNEIQSVTIKQSTEGSARAYRMLIDTFSENVEGLRTLGFPVDDWDFLLFNLLLQKLDTSIKTKFETEHSEFEILTYIQLISFLENQSKALDSVKLTSSVKGPKPSLKSTSTFATEIKQKLSCILCKMNHNLYQCDKFLEKSPSQRFNIISDNKFCKNCLGYRHHTSKCNSNKTCRICNKRHHTLLHLNLTPLDKSSPNPNSTGTSTQPHTVASATNTVATILLPVAELDVRDRFGKYHKVRALIDTCSMINFISENLQKRLQLVRSIHSVPIEGLNNMSSNCNNGSVECYIKPCNVFQPTLHFTAVISQRICSQHPSISIDVSAYPHLQDLNISKTQSSPGPIDILLGAELVPYILTGDRRVGGMDEPAALGSIFGWLLTGRSADSSFPESNISLLVEPSLDSCLRKFWELEQMSEIVPEDPEDRQCNAHFQSTYNRTSEGRFIVSLPFRTPTPKLGESYTQAHRRYLYLERKLIKDSEIFQKYKIFMEDYLAKGHMSPVCSDDYRNENAYYFPHHYVLNPNSLKLRVVFDASAKTKSGLSLNDILLTGSKLQNNLCSILIKFRYFPIVFICDIKQMYRQILLISHQRDFQRILWRNYHTNELCECQLNTVTYGVSSAPYLALRTIKELAKLYAAEFPEASQVLINDMYVDDVVTGSFSVRDALHLQEQIIKLLSLGGFELSKWASNCPKLMKRVCPDGVTSPVSLDHAENGFIKVLGLHWDPSIDTFGFSTSKK from the coding sequence ATGACGGAGGCAAATTATTCGATCGCcttcaaaactttaaaaactagATATCAAAATAAACGACATCTGGCGACTCtatattataatgaaattcAAAGCGTTACAATCAAGCAATCAACTGAAGGTTCCGCTAGGGCCTATCGGATGTTGATAGACACCTTTTCCGAGAACGTTGAAGGGTTAAGAACGCTGGGCTTTCCTGTTGATGATTgggattttttattatttaatcttttgttGCAAAAATTAGACACGTCAATTAAGACAAAATTCGAAACAGAACATAGTGAATTCGAAATCCTAACTTATATccaattaataagttttttggaGAATCAATCAAAGGCCTTAGATTCAGTTAAATTAACATCGTCAGTCAAGGGACCTAAGCCGTCGTTAAAGTCCACGTCAACTTTTGCTactgaaataaaacaaaaactaagctgtattttatgtaaaatgaaccatAACCTTTATCAGTGCGATAAATTTCTCGAAAAGTCTCCTTCACAGCGGTTTAATATCATTTCTGACAATAAGTTCTGCAAGAATTGCTTAGGATACCGTCATCATACAAGTAAATGCaactcaaataaaacttgtagAATTTGCAATAAGCGACACCATACgcttttacatttaaatttaactccgCTGGACAAATCTTCACCAAATCCAAATTCAACTGGTACGTCAACCCAACCTCATACTGTCGCTTCTGCTACCAATACCGTCGCTACTATTTTACTTCCGGTCGCAGAATTGGATGTTCGGGATCGATTTGGAAAATACCATAAAGTCAGAGCTCTAATCGACACTTGCAGTATGATCAATTTCATCAGTGAAAACCTTCAAAAGCGATTGCAACTGGTCCGCTCGATTCATTCTGTACCGATTGAGGGTTTGAATAATATGTCATCCAATTGTAACAACGGCTCTGTTGAATGCTATATCAAGCCGTGCAATGTCTTTCAACCTACGTTACACTTCACCGCTGTAATCAGTCAACGTATCTGTTCACAACATCCCAGTATCTCCATTGATGTTTCTGCGTATCCGCATTTGCAAGATCTTAATATATCTAAAACTCAATCATCTCCTGGGCCAATCGACATACTATTGGGTGCTGAACTGGTGCCATATATTCTTACTGGTGATCGTCGTGTTGGGGGCATGGATGAACCGGCTGCCCTGGGTTCTATTTTTGGATGGTTATTGACGGGAAGATCTGCTGATTCGTCGTTTCCAGAGTCCAACATTTCATTATTGGTTGAACCATCACTTGATTCATGCCTTCGCAAGTTTTGGGAGCTGGAACAAATGAGCGAGATCGTTCCTGAAGATCCTGAAGATCGTCAATGTAACGCACATTTCCAATCTACCTATAATCGCACCTCTGAAGGAAGATTTATAGTCTCACTTCCATTTCGTACACCTACTCCCAAGCTAGGTGAATCTTATACGCAAGCGCATCGTCGATATTTATATCTCGagagaaaattaatcaaagattcggagatttttcaaaaatacaaaatatttatggAAGATTATTTAGCTAAAGGCCACATGTCTCCAGTATGTAGTGATGATTATCGCAATGAAAACGCCTATTATTTCCCTCACCACTACGTCCTAAATCCCAATTCCTTAAAACTCCGAGTTGTTTTCGATGCCTCCGCCAAAACTAAGTCAGGCTTATCGTTAAACGATATTTTATTGACTGgatcaaaattacaaaacaatttatgCTCTATACTTATCAAATTTCGTTACTTTCCAATCGTCTTCATTTGCGACATTAAGCAAATGTATCGTCAAATTTTACTCATTTCCCATCAGCGAGATTTCCAACGTATCCTTTGGAGAAACTATCACACAAATGAGCTTTGTGAGTGTCAACTCAATACCGTCACTTATGGTGTTTCTTCTGCCCCGTATTTGGCATTGCGCACAATTAAGGAACTAGCTAAGCTCTATGCGGCAGAATTTCCAGAGGCTTCTCAGGTGTTAATAAACGATATGTACGTAGACGATGTTGTTACCGGGAGTTTTTCAGTTCGCGACGCGCTGCATCTACaagaacaaattattaaattactttCATTGGGTGGTTTTGAACTATCCAAGTGGGCTAGCAATTGTCCTAAACTAATGAAGCGAGTCTGTCCCGATGGTGTTACTTCCCCAGTGTCTCTCGATCACGCTGAGAATGGTTTTATCAAGGTCTTGGGCCTTCACTGGGACCCTTCGATCGACACCTTTGGGTTCTCAACTTCCAAGAAATGA
- the LOC111423962 gene encoding KRAB-A domain-containing protein 2-like encodes MHWLLKHYDVLSVQGVEKLIVPLNNDLVDVIYYVHDDELFNILQELHASTGHGGRDRMMKKTKEKYKNIVRTEILLFINLCAPCQMKQEREKKGIISKPMIFNDLNSRCQVDLIDYQSHADGKYRFVLVYQDHLTKFVILRPLESKRAEEVVYHLVDIFTTFGAPVVLQSDNGREFCNRIIEELKRLWPELKLVHGKPRHSQSQGSVERANQDVENMLTTWMLENETEHWSQGLRFIQFMKNTSLHSGIKRAPYEAMFGDKPKIGLKTSNIPLEAMDSVTTEEDLENVINSILIENTETVQLETEQPALEGVSTEKHLEEVVTLVVTDNTQTGQSQLHQTATTENVPLENNNNTQALSYEICGSCFNPTNRDASHAESTSMENICNFCNRNIANARKGAYDGLQAQAKRMKLISDSTHPKPQIGSTVRIPVPDVDRGRGDARSVLAVVLEATEDGFYRLGTKLGVISKYYSRSEFSICPANILKIEEITKDKEVSLRSVATSQSTGHGQGFKKCYSQIRRSSGAAVTAPALPLKPNKTNSKYTREKKKRKTKRKTKRKRPDGEIIINY; translated from the exons ATGCACTGGCTCTTAAAGCATTATGATGTGTTATCTGTTCAGGGGGTAGAAAAACTGATAGTGCCTCTTAACAATGATTTAGTTGATGTAATATATTACGTCCATGACGACGAGTTGTTTAACATCCTTCAAGAACTACACGCATCCACAG GTCATGGTGGTAGAGATCGCATGATGAAAAAAACAAAGgaaaaatacaagaatatAGTGCGTactgaaattttattatttattaacttgtGCGCTCCATGTCAAATGAAACAAGAAAGGGAAAAGAAGGGAATTATATCAAAACCGATGATCTTCAATGATCTGAATTCCAGATGTCAAGTAGACTTAATCGATTATCAGTCGCATGCTGATGGTAAATACAGATTTGTCCTGGTGTACCAGGATcacttaacaaaatttgttattctGCGACCACTTGAAAGTAAACGCGCAGAAGAAGTCGTTTACCACCTTGTAGACATCTTCACCACTTTTGGGGCTCCTGTAGTTTTGCAATCTGACAATGGACGCGAATTTTGCAATAGAATTATTGAAGAATTAAAACGTTTGTGGCCTGAACTAAAACTGGTCCATGGAAAACCGCGTCACAGTCAAAGTCAGGGTAGCGTCGAACGCGCTAATCAAGACGTGGAGAACATGTTAACAACTTGGATGTTGGAAAACGAAACAGAGCATTGGAGTCAAGGTCTACGATTCATACAATTTATGAAGAACACATCTTTGCACTCTGGAATAAAAAGGGCTCCATATGAGGCCATGTTCGGGGACAAACCGAAAATTGGATTAAAAACTTCTAATATTCCATTAGAAGCAATGGATAGCGTAACAACCGAAGAAGATCTGGAAAATGTGATTAATTCTATTCTGATTGAAAACACAGAAACCGTTCAACTGGAAACAGAGCAACCAGCGCTGGAAGGTGTTTcaacagaaaaacatttagaaGAAGTGGTTACGTTGGTTGTTACTGACAACACACAAACCGGACAATCCCAATTGCACCAAACAGCAACGACCGAAAATGTACCACtagaaaataacaataacactcAAGCACTCTCGTATGAAATATGCGGTAGTTGTTTCAATCCCACTAATCGTGATGCTTCACATGCTGAGAGCACGTCCatggaaaatatttgcaatttttgcaataGAAACATAGCAAATGCCAGAAAGGGCGCTTATGATGGATTACAAGCACAGGCAAAACGAATGAAATTAATATCAGATAGCACCCATCCAAAACCACAGATTGGATCAACTGTGAGGATTCCTGTTCCAGATGTCGATCGTGGCAGGGGAGATGCTCGGTCAGTTTTAGCGGTAGTGTTAGAAGCTACAGAAGATGGTTTTTACCGCTTGGGTACAAAACTAGGAGTCATTTCAAAATACTACAGTCGTTCTGAATTTAGTATATGTCCTGctaacattttgaaaattgaagaaatcacCAAAGATAAGGAAGTTTCTCTTAGATCGGTGGCTACAAGTCAATCTACTGGGCATGGGCAaggtttcaaaaaatgttact CACAAATTAGGCGGAGTTCAGGTGCAGCCGTAACAGCACCTGCTCTTCCACTCAAacctaataaaactaattctaaatatacaagagagaaaaagaaaagaaaaacgaaaagaaaaacgaaaagaaaaagaccCGATGGtgaaatcataattaattactaa
- the LOC139429342 gene encoding uncharacterized protein, which translates to MVGCQLWWNGPVWLSCPSSDWPTQVIATLAEKLPEEKHVVAVNTTTKTDNFLLTLMERCSSLSKIKNVVAYVFRFVAGCRKLNQHRRLPISMLEKQTALHTLARQVQLEHFPDVLRSLHTGSLPAKPYRKLAPFIGEGNLIRVGGRLRHSDLVYDAKHPILLPCKNRLSELIVQHLHQENLHPGYRTLHTLIANQFWIMSPRTVIYRVISRCLKCFRARPKSINSFMVDLPTFRIQQMKAFTTAGVDYAGPFFVTARRHRGAKTFKAYICLFVCAATKAIHLELVSDLTAEAFLAALRRFVARRGTCIRLFSDQGTNFVGAYRQLNEYAQMAGETLGIEWLFNPPAAPNFNGLSEAGVKSAKTHLKRVIGDQVLTFEELYTLITQIESILNSRPLCPLGSDPNDLQPLTPGHFLTLSPASNEIPNLDLQNVPNGHLSRWALLQKMMQHFWKRWSLEYLHTLQQRAKWTTPTANIPLNTVVLIKNDQQPPWCWKLGRIIQTHPGLDGVVQVVTVRTAQGELQRPVTKICPLPSEM; encoded by the coding sequence ATGGTTGGATGTCAGTTATGGTGGAATGGTCCAGTCTGGTTATCATGTCCATCGTCCGACTGGCCTACCCAAGTAATCGCAACCCTTGCCGAGAAATTACCCGAAGAGAAACATGTAGTGGCTGTTAATACAACGACGAAAACCGACAACTTTTTACTTACATTGATGGAACGCTGTTCATCTCTaagtaagattaaaaatgtaGTAGCTTATGTGTTCAGATTCGTTGCAGGTTGTCGAAAATTGAATCAACATCGCCGTCTACCTATATCAATGTTGGAGAAGCAGACCGCACTTCATACTTTGGCACGTCAAGTTCAATTGGAACACTTTCCGGATGTCCTTCGAAGCTTACACACTGGTAGTTTACCCGCAAAACCATATCGTAAATTGGCACCATTCATTGGCGAGGGAAATTTGATTAGAGTGGGTGGACGTTTGAGACACTCTGATCTGGTCTACGATGCGAAACATCCGATATTGTTACCATGTAAAAATCGTCTGAGCGAATTAATTGTTCAACACTTACATCAAGAAAATTTGCACCCTGGTTATAGAACGTTACATACGCTGATAGCAAATCAATTCTGGATTATGTCACCTCGCACCGTAATTTATAGAGTGATATCCagatgtttaaaatgttttcgaGCACGTCCCAAATCAATCAATTCATTTATGGTTGATTTGCCTACTTTTAGAATACAGCAGATGAAGGCCTTTACTACGGCTGGTGTTGATTATGCTGGCCCATTCTTTGTAACTGCCAGAAGACATCGAGGAGCAAAAACCTTTAAAGCGTATATATGTCTCTTTGTTTGTGCTGCAACCAAGGCTATTCATCTAGAATTAGTCTCTGACTTAACCGCCGAAGCTTTCTTAGCCGCTTTACGCCGATTTGTTGCTCGACGAGGCACATGTATTCGACTGTTTTCAGACCAAGGCACTAATTTCGTGGGAGCATACCGCCAATTAAACGAGTACGCTCAAATGGCGGGTGAAACGTTGGGTATAGAGTGGCTATTCAACCCTCCCGCGGCaccaaattttaatggacTGAGTGAAGCTGGTGTCAAGTCCGCAAAAACCCATTTGAAGAGGGTTATTGGAGACCAGGTGTTAACATTTGAAGAACTTTATACTTTAATTACTCAAATTGAATCTATCCTTAATTCTCGCCCACTATGTCCACTTGGATCCGATCCAAATGACCTTCAGCCCCTCACTCCTGGTCATTTCCTTACATTATCACCAGCATCTAATGAAATTCCGAATCTCGATTTACAGAATGTCCCAAATGGCCATTTGTCTAGATGGGCTTTGCTCCAGAAGATGATGCAACATTTTTGGAAGAGGTGGAGCTTAGAATATTTACACACATTGCAGCAAAGGGCCAAGTGGACTACTCCAACAGCTAATATACCGCTAAACACCGTTGTACTAATAAAAAACGATCAACAGCCTCCTTGGTGTTGGAAGTTGGGACGTATTATTCAAACACATCCCGGTTTAGATGGCGTCGTTCAGGTTGTGACCGTCCGCACCGCTCAAGGGGAACTACAACGCCCAGTAACGAAAATCTGCCCACTACCTTCAGAAATGTAA